The following proteins are co-located in the Myroides profundi genome:
- a CDS encoding hemolysin family protein — MDTYAQIITMLAGSNIVHEEISVGKLLLTLFLVFLNGFFVAAEFAIVKVRTSQIEVHQELNSKVAGIAKNIVTNLDAYLAATQLGITLASLGLGWVGESSLTPVIMYLFEAFGFTGPEWYGIAKSVSFPVAFAIITILHIVFGELAPKSLAIHFPTKTTFTVALPLRIFYFVFRPIIWLMNGLANGILRIVGISPIHGADIHTEEELKMIITESQEGGAIEETERVLIQNVFDFDDRRVNNIQSLRKNVSAIEINTSVMDAIDYAINEGYSRFPVYEDNLDNIKGVIYTKDLMKAMIQDKSNTDLASLLREPIYISENALIKNVLKQFQAKHLQMAIATNEVGEFTGIVTMEDILEELVGEIQDEYDNEEPVVLSMGEGRYVVSAHYNLSDINRLVPVKFEESEHYDTLAGLISEECPDDEFKVGDIIRLEDYEGKILKMYRNSVEQVELSLLTKEQKEEQSEDK; from the coding sequence ATGGATACATACGCCCAGATCATTACAATGTTGGCTGGTTCTAACATTGTACACGAAGAGATTTCAGTAGGTAAATTATTACTTACTTTATTTTTAGTTTTCTTAAACGGTTTTTTCGTTGCAGCAGAGTTTGCAATTGTGAAAGTTCGTACTTCTCAAATAGAAGTTCATCAAGAACTAAATTCTAAAGTAGCAGGTATTGCTAAGAATATAGTGACTAATCTTGATGCATATTTAGCAGCTACACAATTAGGTATTACCCTTGCTTCACTAGGGTTAGGATGGGTTGGAGAAAGCTCATTAACACCTGTAATTATGTATTTGTTTGAAGCTTTTGGATTCACTGGACCTGAGTGGTACGGTATAGCTAAAAGTGTTTCTTTTCCAGTAGCCTTTGCTATCATTACAATATTACATATCGTTTTTGGTGAGTTAGCGCCAAAGTCTTTGGCTATTCACTTTCCGACGAAGACTACATTTACAGTAGCTCTACCATTGCGTATATTCTATTTCGTTTTTAGACCTATTATTTGGTTGATGAACGGTTTAGCTAATGGGATATTACGTATTGTAGGTATTAGCCCAATTCACGGTGCTGATATCCATACAGAAGAAGAGCTAAAGATGATTATTACAGAGAGTCAAGAGGGAGGAGCTATTGAAGAAACAGAACGTGTTCTGATTCAGAATGTATTCGACTTTGATGATAGACGTGTAAATAATATTCAAAGCTTGCGTAAGAATGTCTCAGCTATTGAGATTAATACAAGTGTAATGGATGCTATCGATTATGCAATCAATGAAGGATATTCTCGTTTTCCAGTATATGAAGATAATTTAGATAATATTAAAGGTGTTATTTATACCAAAGACTTGATGAAAGCAATGATTCAAGATAAGAGTAACACTGATCTAGCGTCATTACTACGTGAACCTATTTATATCTCAGAGAACGCACTTATTAAAAATGTATTAAAACAATTCCAAGCAAAACACTTACAGATGGCCATTGCTACCAATGAAGTAGGAGAGTTTACTGGTATTGTGACTATGGAGGATATTCTAGAGGAATTGGTAGGAGAGATCCAAGATGAATACGACAATGAAGAACCTGTAGTACTGAGTATGGGAGAAGGTAGATATGTAGTTAGTGCACATTATAACTTATCTGATATTAATAGACTGGTACCTGTTAAGTTTGAAGAGAGTGAACACTATGATACACTTGCAGGATTAATCAGTGAAGAGTGTCCTGATGACGAGTTTAAAGTAGGAGATATTATTAGACTTGAAGACTATGAAGGAAAGATACTTAAGATGTATCGCAACTCAGTAGAGCAAGTGGAGTTAAGTCTTTTAACTAAAGAACAGAAGGAAGAACAATCAGAAGATAAATAA
- a CDS encoding GNAT family N-acetyltransferase, with protein sequence MRYKICYDIIEPEDYINMRITCGLSEKRIMAAVIGLANSLCCVSILDTENNDKFVGMGRLVGDGGCHCQVVDICVLPEYQGQGLGKLVMTTLTEFINDNLPESCYVNLIADGEAYKLYEHYGFKEVWPVSRGMGYVKKN encoded by the coding sequence ATGAGATATAAGATTTGTTATGATATAATAGAACCAGAAGACTATATCAATATGCGTATAACCTGTGGTCTATCTGAAAAGAGAATTATGGCAGCTGTGATTGGTCTTGCTAATTCTCTATGCTGTGTGTCGATACTAGATACAGAGAATAATGATAAGTTCGTAGGGATGGGGAGATTAGTAGGTGATGGTGGATGTCATTGTCAGGTTGTGGATATTTGTGTATTACCAGAGTATCAAGGACAAGGATTAGGTAAGTTAGTAATGACTACATTGACAGAATTTATTAATGATAATCTACCAGAGTCATGCTATGTAAACTTAATAGCAGATGGTGAAGCTTATAAGTTATATGAGCATTATGGTTTTAAAGAAGTATGGCCTGTATCTAGAGGAATGGGGTATGTCAAGAAGAATTAA
- the putP gene encoding sodium/proline symporter PutP yields MFENIDPTIITFSIYLVVVLGIGVIAYLRTKDFSDYILGGRSFGPVVTALSAGASDMSGWLLMGLPGAIFGKGLSQSWIAIGLIIGAYYNWKLVAGRLRVHTEINNNALTLPDFFHNRFGKDGQLVKTVSAVTILIFFTIYCASGMVAGARLFETLFHMEYINALYLGALATIAYTFIGGFLAVSWSDTIQATLMLFALILTPVMIILYMGGWDAITTYTNEAAIATNISYSSLTHNVSFIAIISAAAWGLGYFGQPHILARFMAADSVKTMKNARRIGMSWMTLCLGGAVTIGYLGISYYYKHPEIASVVNKDNEMIFIELIKQLFNPWVVGILLSAILAAVMSTLSAQLLMSSSTLTQDFYKAYFRRSASQKELVWTGRFAVLLIALIAIIIAYDPDSKILALVAHAWAGFGAAFGPAILFTLFWRKTTGMGTFAGVLVGAVTVIVWPILFGDTVYEIIPGFLFSSIAIYLVSNYGKQASTEMIEKFDTADALYHKEK; encoded by the coding sequence ATGTTTGAAAATATAGATCCAACTATTATAACATTTTCCATTTATTTAGTGGTTGTGTTAGGAATAGGTGTAATTGCGTATTTACGCACAAAGGACTTTTCTGACTACATCTTAGGAGGACGTAGTTTTGGCCCAGTAGTAACAGCTTTATCAGCAGGAGCCTCAGATATGTCTGGATGGCTACTAATGGGATTACCAGGTGCTATTTTTGGTAAAGGTTTATCTCAGAGCTGGATTGCGATCGGTTTAATTATCGGAGCATACTACAACTGGAAGTTAGTAGCAGGTCGTCTGCGTGTACACACAGAAATCAATAATAATGCACTGACATTACCAGACTTCTTCCACAACAGATTTGGAAAAGATGGTCAATTAGTAAAAACAGTATCTGCTGTAACTATCCTAATCTTCTTCACGATATACTGTGCGTCTGGTATGGTAGCTGGTGCTAGGTTATTCGAAACGCTATTCCACATGGAGTATATCAATGCCCTATACCTAGGGGCTTTAGCTACGATAGCGTATACCTTCATCGGTGGATTCTTAGCAGTAAGCTGGAGTGATACGATTCAGGCTACTTTAATGTTATTCGCGTTGATCTTGACTCCTGTGATGATTATCCTATATATGGGAGGATGGGATGCTATCACTACTTATACTAATGAAGCTGCTATTGCTACTAATATTTCATATTCAAGTCTAACACATAATGTAAGCTTTATCGCTATTATTAGTGCTGCTGCATGGGGACTTGGGTACTTCGGACAGCCACATATCTTAGCACGCTTTATGGCTGCTGATAGTGTGAAGACAATGAAGAATGCTAGACGTATAGGAATGTCATGGATGACACTATGTCTAGGAGGAGCTGTAACGATCGGTTATTTAGGAATTAGCTACTACTATAAACATCCAGAAATAGCTAGTGTAGTAAATAAAGACAATGAAATGATCTTCATAGAGCTAATCAAACAATTATTTAACCCTTGGGTAGTAGGTATCTTACTTTCTGCTATTCTAGCTGCAGTAATGAGTACATTAAGTGCACAGCTATTAATGTCGTCTAGTACACTTACACAAGACTTCTACAAAGCTTACTTCAGAAGAAGTGCTAGCCAAAAAGAGCTAGTATGGACAGGAAGATTCGCTGTACTATTAATCGCTTTAATCGCAATCATAATCGCATACGATCCAGATAGTAAAATTCTTGCTTTAGTAGCACATGCTTGGGCAGGTTTTGGAGCTGCATTTGGTCCTGCTATCTTATTCACTCTATTCTGGAGAAAAACAACAGGTATGGGAACTTTCGCAGGAGTATTAGTAGGAGCGGTAACTGTAATCGTATGGCCTATTCTGTTCGGAGATACGGTATATGAAATCATTCCAGGATTCTTATTTAGCTCGATTGCGATCTACTTAGTATCTAACTATGGAAAACAAGCATCTACTGAGATGATAGAGAAGTTTGACACTGCTGATGCTTTATATCACAAAGAAAAATAA
- a CDS encoding multidrug effflux MFS transporter has product MKTKNSLALMIVLMMFPQFVETIYSPALTHLAKAFDVTKETTLLTISIYFIAFALGVIFWGILSDYIGRRKAMLSGLVTYTLASVLALLATNFETILIARFIAAFGIAVGSVITQTMMRDSYTGVELAKVFSIMGIALSVSPVIGLLMGGILSNQFGYWGVFTVLTTLAILLFSTSFFSLKETKQHTDKITLDKIIALAKTMYTDSLLWKYALLVMAYNVLLFSYYSFAPFIFEQEGLSPTVYGYSGIVLAAGSFIGSSLNKKLLERGYLPITLMKIAATIAIINALVLILIGNTLYFLIPMVFIVTAFGIAIPNILSQALLQYKSSIGTASALFGLLYYILIGTGLYISSTMPNITVVMISFATIAILVSLLIKSKKTTL; this is encoded by the coding sequence ATGAAGACAAAAAATAGTTTAGCGCTAATGATTGTACTGATGATGTTCCCCCAATTCGTTGAGACCATCTACAGTCCTGCCTTAACGCATTTAGCTAAAGCATTTGATGTAACGAAGGAGACTACATTGCTAACGATAAGTATATACTTTATAGCCTTTGCACTTGGTGTTATCTTTTGGGGAATATTAAGTGATTATATCGGTAGAAGAAAAGCGATGCTAAGCGGACTAGTAACGTATACACTTGCTTCTGTACTAGCCTTGCTTGCCACTAATTTTGAAACAATACTTATCGCAAGGTTTATTGCTGCCTTTGGTATAGCTGTAGGATCAGTGATTACACAAACAATGATGAGAGACAGTTATACTGGAGTAGAACTAGCTAAAGTATTTTCTATCATGGGAATCGCCTTATCAGTAAGCCCTGTTATAGGATTACTAATGGGAGGAATTCTATCTAATCAATTTGGCTATTGGGGAGTATTCACAGTACTAACAACGTTGGCAATACTACTATTCAGCACATCCTTCTTCTCCTTAAAAGAAACTAAACAACATACTGACAAGATCACATTAGATAAAATAATAGCCTTAGCTAAGACGATGTACACTGACTCTCTATTGTGGAAATATGCTTTGCTAGTCATGGCTTACAATGTACTGCTATTTAGTTATTACTCATTTGCTCCTTTTATATTTGAACAAGAAGGATTAAGTCCAACAGTATATGGATATAGTGGTATTGTACTAGCAGCAGGTTCTTTTATAGGAAGCTCTCTAAACAAAAAATTACTAGAGAGAGGATATTTACCAATTACCTTAATGAAGATTGCAGCAACTATAGCTATTATAAATGCTTTAGTACTAATCTTAATAGGAAATACACTTTACTTTCTAATCCCAATGGTATTTATTGTAACTGCATTCGGGATAGCGATTCCTAATATCCTTAGTCAAGCCTTACTACAGTACAAATCGTCCATAGGTACAGCTAGTGCTTTATTCGGGTTATTGTATTATATCTTGATTGGTACAGGTTTATACATTAGTAGTACCATGCCTAATATCACTGTCGTAATGATTAGTTTTGCTACTATAGCGATCTTAGTTTCACTACTTATTAAAAGCAAAAAGACGACTTTATAG
- a CDS encoding uracil-DNA glycosylase family protein: MDRFDELLSNIRACKICEEELPLGANPVVLSSVQSKIIIIGHAPGLKVHLSGIPFKDKSGEQLRQWLGVTEEEFYDTANFSIIPMGFCYPGKGKSGDLPPKKICAPTWHAQLLEQLTSVKLILLIGKYAQDYYLKTNDSLTENVNNFHKYLPTYFPLPHPSPRNNIWKAKNRWFEQEVIPILQHQVKLILKK, from the coding sequence ATGGATCGTTTTGATGAATTGTTAAGTAATATTAGGGCTTGTAAGATATGTGAAGAAGAACTACCTCTAGGAGCGAATCCTGTGGTATTATCTAGTGTACAGTCTAAAATCATTATTATAGGTCATGCACCTGGACTAAAAGTACATCTATCAGGTATTCCCTTTAAAGATAAAAGTGGAGAGCAACTGCGTCAATGGTTAGGAGTGACAGAAGAGGAGTTCTACGATACAGCTAACTTTTCTATTATTCCTATGGGGTTTTGTTATCCAGGTAAGGGAAAGAGTGGTGACTTACCTCCTAAGAAGATATGTGCACCCACATGGCATGCTCAGTTGTTAGAACAGTTAACTTCTGTCAAACTTATCTTGTTAATCGGGAAGTACGCACAAGATTATTATTTAAAGACTAATGATTCACTGACAGAGAATGTAAATAACTTCCATAAATATCTACCTACTTATTTTCCATTACCTCATCCTTCTCCTAGAAATAATATCTGGAAAGCAAAGAATAGATGGTTTGAACAGGAGGTTATACCTATATTACAGCACCAAGTCAAATTAATCTTAAAGAAGTAG
- a CDS encoding AraC family transcriptional regulator, translating into MAYLHSEQEFHPEEIDLPVIGLASDLVQHDSGFHQHDEHQQLLYAPSGCMTLLTNDTQVILPPTRMLIIPARLSHRVFFRNVVAYRSIYFTAKEQLWTADTIKVLEVNPLLEQLIERICFWEWKAYTDEQLAIVKVFSNELKAAHIEDYHLKIPEDTRLKDIIQQFIIEKRVPPFLKELTQEVGASEKTISRIFKKETGMVYQDWRLQWKYYRSLELLAEDMSISVVADILEFSSDSAFIEFFKKHAGITPHRYLIKQ; encoded by the coding sequence ATGGCATATCTGCATTCAGAACAAGAATTTCATCCAGAAGAAATAGACTTACCTGTCATAGGCTTAGCATCTGATTTAGTTCAGCATGATTCTGGCTTTCATCAGCACGATGAGCACCAGCAACTTCTCTATGCTCCTAGTGGATGTATGACTCTATTGACTAATGATACACAGGTGATTCTGCCACCTACACGTATGTTGATTATACCTGCAAGGCTATCACATCGCGTGTTCTTTAGAAATGTAGTTGCTTATCGTTCTATCTACTTTACTGCAAAAGAGCAGTTGTGGACAGCAGATACAATCAAGGTGTTAGAGGTCAACCCTCTATTAGAGCAGTTGATAGAACGAATATGTTTTTGGGAATGGAAGGCTTATACTGATGAGCAGCTCGCTATAGTTAAGGTGTTTAGCAATGAATTAAAAGCAGCCCATATAGAAGATTATCATCTGAAGATACCCGAAGATACGAGACTGAAAGATATTATTCAACAGTTTATTATAGAGAAAAGAGTTCCTCCATTTCTCAAGGAGCTAACCCAAGAGGTGGGAGCAAGCGAGAAGACGATTTCTCGTATCTTTAAGAAAGAAACAGGGATGGTTTATCAAGATTGGCGATTGCAGTGGAAGTATTATCGCTCTTTGGAGTTGTTGGCAGAGGATATGTCTATCTCAGTAGTGGCTGATATATTAGAGTTTTCGTCAGATAGTGCGTTTATAGAGTTTTTTAAAAAGCATGCTGGTATTACCCCACATCGTTATTTAATAAAACAATAA
- a CDS encoding cytidine deaminase: MKKIEIVTTFLEYDSIAELEQKDQELMNRAVEVRKKAYAPYSKFRVGAAILLEDGTIVVGSNQENAAFPSGLCAERTAIFYVGANYPDQRILKIAISASSDLKVTSTPIPPCGACRQSILEYETKQDSAIEMFFMGAEGKVCYSPSLVNILPFHFDKDSM, from the coding sequence ATGAAAAAAATAGAAATCGTAACAACGTTCTTAGAATATGATTCAATAGCAGAATTAGAACAAAAAGATCAAGAGTTAATGAATAGGGCTGTAGAAGTGAGAAAGAAGGCTTATGCTCCTTATTCTAAGTTTAGAGTAGGTGCAGCTATCTTATTAGAAGACGGAACTATCGTAGTGGGATCTAATCAAGAGAATGCAGCTTTCCCTTCAGGGTTATGTGCAGAACGTACTGCTATATTCTATGTAGGGGCTAATTATCCAGATCAGAGAATCTTAAAGATAGCTATTTCTGCATCATCAGATTTAAAAGTTACGAGTACTCCAATCCCTCCATGTGGAGCGTGTAGACAAAGTATTTTAGAATATGAGACAAAACAAGACTCTGCTATAGAAATGTTCTTTATGGGAGCAGAAGGTAAAGTGTGTTATTCTCCTTCGTTAGTAAATATCTTGCCTTTCCATTTCGATAAAGACTCGATGTAA
- a CDS encoding MFS transporter: MSRFNSHPIYNTQFILVCLSSLLFSASFNMLIPELPDYLSGLGGAEYKGLIIGLFTITAGISRPFSGKLTDKIGRVPIMAIGSIVCFVCSLLYPILTTVSGFLFLRLLHGFSTGFKPTATAAYVADIVPRERWGEALGLHGISFSTGMAIGPAIGSTIKMYTSIDFLFYTSSAFALLSIVILMNMKETLQVKEKFSFKLLKISGKDIFDLGVFPAAFVTFMSYIAYGVILTLIPDWTGHLGLENKGIFFMIFTISSLLVRFVAGKVSDKYGRVLIINIGLVLLIISLAIIAFYESTNGLYLGAFIYGISLGILSPALNAWTIDFSQPDQRGRAVSTMYIALEAGVGGGAFLAGWYYKDNITNIPTIMYASAVVIILSLVYMMFRTQLSFTSKA, translated from the coding sequence GTGTCTAGATTTAATTCACACCCTATATACAATACTCAGTTTATACTAGTATGTTTAAGTTCTTTACTATTCTCAGCTAGTTTTAATATGCTTATACCTGAGCTACCTGATTACCTATCAGGACTAGGAGGAGCAGAATACAAAGGGCTAATCATCGGTCTATTTACAATCACTGCTGGTATCTCTAGACCCTTTAGTGGCAAACTAACAGATAAGATAGGACGTGTGCCCATTATGGCTATAGGGTCGATAGTATGTTTTGTGTGTAGCTTATTATACCCTATTCTTACTACAGTATCAGGCTTTCTATTCTTGCGATTATTACACGGATTCTCTACAGGGTTCAAGCCTACAGCTACGGCAGCTTATGTAGCTGATATCGTACCTAGAGAGCGATGGGGTGAAGCATTAGGACTACACGGCATTAGCTTTAGTACAGGTATGGCTATAGGCCCAGCCATCGGTAGTACCATAAAGATGTACACCTCTATAGACTTTCTATTCTATACTTCATCTGCTTTTGCTCTATTGTCTATTGTGATCTTGATGAATATGAAAGAGACCTTACAAGTAAAAGAAAAGTTCTCTTTTAAATTACTAAAAATATCAGGCAAGGACATCTTTGACTTAGGGGTATTCCCTGCAGCCTTTGTGACTTTTATGTCTTATATCGCTTATGGAGTTATTCTTACGCTAATCCCTGACTGGACAGGACACTTAGGCTTAGAGAATAAAGGGATCTTCTTTATGATCTTTACTATTTCTTCTCTACTAGTAAGATTTGTCGCTGGTAAAGTTTCAGACAAATATGGACGTGTCTTAATCATCAATATTGGGTTAGTACTTCTGATTATCTCACTAGCTATTATAGCATTCTACGAATCTACTAATGGATTATACTTAGGGGCATTTATATATGGTATCTCTTTAGGTATCTTATCTCCTGCATTAAATGCCTGGACGATAGACTTCAGCCAACCTGATCAGCGAGGACGTGCTGTATCTACTATGTATATCGCTCTAGAAGCAGGTGTCGGTGGAGGTGCTTTCTTAGCAGGGTGGTATTATAAAGATAATATCACTAATATCCCTACCATTATGTATGCTAGTGCAGTAGTTATTATCTTAAGTTTAGTCTATATGATGTTTAGAACACAACTTTCCTTCACAAGTAAGGCATAA